Proteins encoded together in one Streptomyces sp. TLI_171 window:
- the carA gene encoding glutamine-hydrolyzing carbamoyl-phosphate synthase small subunit, with product MTAPAPTTQRTRRERTSFDRPVAVLVLEDGRTFRGQAYGAIGETFGEAVFNTGMSGYQETLTDPSYHRQVVVMTAPQIGNTGWNDEDDESQQIWVAGYVVRDPSRVASNWRSKRSLDEELERQGVVGISGIDTRALTRHLRERGAMRVGIFSGPAVEDHAALLAKVQQAPEMKGADLCAEVATKETYVVPAIGAKKFTVAALDLGIKGMTPQRMAERGIEVHVLPANSTVEDVYAVQPDGVFFSNGPGDPATADHQVEVLRGVLAKKTPFFGICFGNQILGRALGFGTYKLKYGHRGINQPVQDRTTGKVEVTAHNHGFAVNAPLDKVSDTPFGRVEVSHVCLNDDVVEGLQALDVPAFSVQYHPEAAAGPHDAAYLFDRFVSLMEGQRA from the coding sequence ATGACCGCACCTGCCCCCACCACGCAGCGCACCAGGCGGGAGCGCACGTCGTTTGATCGGCCCGTCGCCGTGCTCGTCCTGGAGGACGGCCGGACCTTCCGCGGCCAGGCGTACGGCGCGATCGGCGAGACCTTCGGCGAGGCGGTCTTCAACACCGGCATGTCCGGCTACCAGGAGACCCTGACCGACCCGTCGTACCACCGCCAGGTGGTCGTGATGACCGCCCCGCAGATCGGCAACACCGGCTGGAACGACGAGGACGACGAGTCGCAGCAGATCTGGGTGGCCGGCTACGTCGTCCGCGACCCCTCCCGGGTCGCCTCCAACTGGCGCTCGAAGCGCTCGCTGGACGAGGAGCTGGAGCGCCAGGGCGTCGTCGGCATCAGCGGCATCGACACCCGCGCGCTCACCCGCCACCTGCGCGAGCGCGGCGCGATGCGGGTCGGCATCTTCTCCGGCCCGGCCGTCGAGGACCACGCCGCGCTGCTCGCCAAGGTGCAGCAGGCCCCGGAGATGAAGGGCGCCGACCTGTGCGCCGAGGTCGCCACCAAGGAGACCTACGTCGTCCCGGCGATCGGCGCCAAGAAGTTCACCGTCGCCGCCCTCGACCTCGGCATCAAGGGCATGACCCCGCAGCGGATGGCGGAGCGCGGCATCGAGGTGCACGTGCTGCCCGCCAACTCCACCGTCGAGGACGTCTACGCCGTGCAGCCCGACGGCGTGTTCTTCTCCAACGGCCCCGGTGACCCGGCCACCGCCGACCACCAGGTCGAGGTGCTGCGCGGCGTGCTCGCGAAGAAGACCCCGTTCTTCGGCATCTGCTTCGGCAACCAGATCCTCGGCCGGGCCCTCGGCTTCGGCACCTACAAGCTCAAGTACGGCCACCGCGGCATCAACCAGCCGGTGCAGGACCGCACCACCGGCAAGGTCGAGGTGACCGCCCACAACCACGGCTTCGCCGTGAACGCGCCGCTGGACAAGGTGAGCGACACCCCCTTCGGGCGGGTCGAGGTCTCCCACGTCTGCCTCAACGACGACGTGGTCGAGGGCCTGCAGGCACTCGACGTCCCCGCCTTCAGCGTGCAGTACCACCCCGAAGCGGCAGCCGGCCCGCACGACGCCGCCTACCTCTTCGACCGCTTCGTGAGCCTTATGGAGGGCCAGCGTGCCTAA
- a CDS encoding dihydroorotase, which yields MTTYLIRNAQILGGAPQDIHIVDGVFAQIGAGLAVEADIDLDASGLIALPGLVDLHTHLREPGREDAETVLTGTQSAAMGGYTAVHAMANTFPVADTAGVVEQVWRLGQEYGYCDVQPVGAVTVGLEGKQLAELGAMHDSAAGVRVFSDDGKCVDDAVIMRRALEYVKAFDGVIAQHAQEPRLTAGAQMNEGLVSGELGLSGWPAVAEESIIARDVLLAAHVGSRVHICHLSTAGSVEIVRWAKGKGWDVTAEVTPHHLLLTDELVRSYDPVYKVNPPLRTAEDVEALRRALADGTIDAVATDHAPHPAEDKDCEWAVAAMGMVGLETALSVVQQTMVDTGLLNWEGVADRMSHRPARIGRLKGHGRPISVGEPANLVLFDPAYRGVVNPDTFATRSRNSPYRGMDLPGRVHATFLRGEATVLAGELVER from the coding sequence GTGACCACCTACCTGATCCGCAACGCCCAGATCCTCGGCGGCGCCCCCCAGGACATCCACATCGTCGACGGCGTGTTCGCGCAGATCGGCGCCGGCCTCGCCGTCGAGGCCGACATCGACCTCGACGCCTCCGGCCTGATCGCCCTGCCCGGCCTGGTCGACCTGCACACCCACCTGCGCGAGCCCGGCCGCGAGGACGCCGAGACCGTGCTGACGGGCACGCAGTCCGCCGCCATGGGCGGGTACACCGCGGTGCACGCGATGGCCAACACCTTCCCGGTCGCCGACACCGCGGGCGTGGTCGAGCAGGTCTGGCGGCTCGGCCAGGAGTACGGCTACTGCGACGTGCAGCCGGTCGGCGCCGTCACCGTCGGCCTGGAGGGCAAGCAGCTCGCCGAGCTCGGCGCGATGCACGACTCCGCCGCCGGGGTGCGGGTGTTCTCCGACGACGGCAAGTGCGTGGACGACGCGGTGATCATGCGCCGCGCGCTGGAGTACGTGAAGGCCTTCGACGGCGTCATCGCCCAGCACGCCCAGGAGCCGCGGCTGACCGCCGGCGCCCAGATGAACGAGGGCCTGGTCTCCGGCGAGCTCGGCCTGAGCGGCTGGCCCGCCGTCGCCGAGGAGTCGATCATCGCGCGGGACGTGCTGCTGGCCGCGCACGTCGGCTCCCGGGTGCACATCTGCCACCTGTCCACGGCCGGCTCGGTGGAGATCGTCCGCTGGGCCAAGGGCAAGGGCTGGGACGTCACCGCCGAGGTCACCCCCCACCACCTGCTGCTCACCGACGAACTGGTGCGCTCCTACGACCCGGTGTACAAGGTCAACCCGCCGCTGCGCACCGCCGAGGACGTCGAGGCGCTGCGCCGCGCGCTGGCCGACGGCACCATCGACGCCGTCGCCACCGACCACGCCCCGCACCCCGCGGAGGACAAGGACTGCGAGTGGGCGGTCGCCGCGATGGGCATGGTCGGACTGGAGACGGCGCTGTCCGTCGTGCAGCAGACCATGGTCGACACCGGCCTGCTGAACTGGGAGGGCGTCGCCGACCGGATGTCGCACCGTCCGGCCCGGATCGGGCGGCTGAAGGGCCACGGGCGGCCGATCTCGGTGGGTGAGCCGGCGAACCTGGTGCTGTTCGATCCCGCGTACCGTGGAGTCGTGAACCCCGACACCTTCGCGACGCGTTCCCGTAACAGCCCGTACCGCGGCATGGACCTGCCCGGCCGGGTGCACGCCACCTTCCTGCGCGGCGAGGCGACCGTCCTCGCGGGCGAACTGGTCGAGCGCTGA
- a CDS encoding aspartate carbamoyltransferase catalytic subunit, with product MKRHLVSAADLSRDDALLILDTAEELAQLSGRAVKKLPTLRGRTVVNLFFEDSTRTKTSFEVAEKRLSADVINFSAKGSSVSKGESLKDTALTLQAMGADAVVIRHHASGAPARLAGSDWLHGSVINAGDGTHEHPTQALLDAFTMRRHLNPGLGRDLAGRKVAIVGDILHSRVARSNVHLLTTLGAEVTFVAPPTLLPIGIETWPCQVSYDLDTVLPKVDAVMMLRVQRERMNAAFFPTEREYSRRYGLDGLRLAKLPEHAIVMHPGPMVRGMEITADVADSPRCTVVEQVANGVSVRMAVLYLLLGGATLADAPRTESQEAAQ from the coding sequence GTGAAGCGCCACCTCGTCTCCGCCGCCGACCTCAGCCGCGACGACGCGCTGCTGATCCTGGACACCGCCGAGGAGCTCGCCCAGCTCTCCGGACGGGCCGTCAAGAAGCTCCCCACGCTGCGCGGCCGCACCGTCGTCAACCTGTTCTTCGAGGACTCCACCCGCACCAAGACCTCCTTCGAGGTCGCCGAGAAGCGGCTGTCCGCGGACGTCATCAACTTCTCCGCCAAGGGCTCCTCGGTCTCCAAGGGCGAGAGCCTGAAGGACACCGCGCTCACCCTGCAGGCGATGGGCGCCGACGCCGTGGTCATCCGGCACCACGCCTCCGGCGCGCCCGCCCGGCTGGCCGGCTCCGACTGGCTGCACGGCTCGGTCATCAACGCCGGCGACGGCACCCACGAGCACCCCACCCAGGCGCTGCTCGACGCGTTCACCATGCGCCGCCACCTCAACCCGGGCCTGGGCCGCGACCTGGCCGGCCGCAAGGTCGCCATCGTCGGCGACATCCTGCACAGCCGGGTGGCCCGCTCCAACGTTCACCTGCTGACCACGCTCGGCGCGGAGGTCACCTTCGTCGCCCCGCCGACCCTGCTGCCGATCGGCATCGAGACCTGGCCCTGCCAGGTCTCCTACGACCTCGACACGGTGCTGCCGAAGGTCGACGCGGTGATGATGCTGCGGGTCCAGCGCGAGCGGATGAACGCCGCGTTCTTCCCCACCGAGCGCGAGTACTCCCGCCGCTACGGCCTGGACGGGCTGCGGCTGGCCAAGCTGCCCGAGCACGCGATCGTGATGCACCCCGGCCCGATGGTCCGCGGCATGGAGATCACTGCCGACGTCGCCGACTCGCCGCGCTGCACCGTGGTCGAGCAGGTCGCCAACGGCGTCTCCGTCCGGATGGCCGTGCTCTACCTGCTGCTCGGCGGCGCCACCCTCGCCGACGCCCCCCGTACCGAATCCCAGGAGGCCGCCCAGTGA
- the pyrR gene encoding bifunctional pyr operon transcriptional regulator/uracil phosphoribosyltransferase PyrR has product MTTPSSAPRAPHQVLDATDVARVVTRIAHEIVERAKGAEDVVLLGIHTRGVHLARRLRAKLTQITGREIPFGTLDITMYRDDLRLKPARALEHTEIPADGIDGKLVILVDDVLFSGRTIRAALDALSDIGRPRAVQLAVMVDRGHRELPIRADYVGKNLPTSLREAVQVQLAETDGRDAVLLGDRDYAARSSQALAADPELPE; this is encoded by the coding sequence ATGACCACACCCAGTTCTGCTCCGCGCGCCCCGCACCAGGTGCTGGACGCCACCGACGTCGCCCGGGTCGTCACCCGGATCGCCCACGAGATCGTGGAACGCGCCAAGGGCGCGGAGGACGTCGTGCTGCTCGGCATCCACACCCGCGGCGTCCACCTGGCCCGCCGCCTGCGCGCCAAGCTCACCCAGATCACCGGCCGGGAGATCCCGTTCGGCACGCTGGACATCACCATGTACCGGGACGACCTGCGGCTGAAGCCGGCCAGGGCCCTGGAGCACACCGAGATCCCCGCCGACGGCATCGACGGCAAGCTGGTGATCCTGGTCGACGACGTGCTGTTCTCCGGCCGCACCATCCGCGCCGCGCTCGACGCGCTCAGCGACATCGGCCGCCCGCGCGCCGTGCAGCTCGCCGTGATGGTGGACCGCGGTCACCGCGAACTCCCGATCCGCGCCGACTACGTGGGCAAGAACCTGCCCACCTCGCTGCGCGAGGCCGTGCAGGTCCAGCTCGCCGAGACCGACGGCCGGGACGCCGTCCTGCTCGGCGACCGCGACTACGCCGCCCGCTCCTCCCAGGCCCTGGCCGCCGACCCCGAGCTCCCGGAGTAA
- a CDS encoding transcriptional regulator has protein sequence MSSDYAKQLGAKLRAIRTQQGLSLHGVEEKSQGRWKAVVVGSYERGDRAVTVQRLAELAEFYGVPVQELLPGGTPGGAAEPPPRLVLDLERLTQVPSEKAGPLQRYAATIQSQRGDYNGKVLSIRQDDLRTLAVIYDQSPSILTEQLISWGVLNPDARRAVREEDAG, from the coding sequence ATGTCCAGCGACTACGCGAAGCAGCTCGGGGCCAAGCTCCGGGCGATCCGCACTCAGCAGGGGCTCTCCCTGCACGGCGTCGAGGAGAAGTCCCAGGGTCGCTGGAAGGCTGTCGTCGTCGGCTCCTACGAGCGCGGCGACCGCGCGGTCACCGTTCAGCGCCTCGCCGAGCTGGCCGAGTTCTACGGCGTCCCGGTGCAGGAGCTGCTGCCCGGCGGCACCCCGGGCGGCGCCGCCGAGCCGCCGCCGCGCCTGGTCCTCGACCTGGAGCGGCTGACCCAGGTGCCGTCCGAGAAGGCCGGCCCGCTGCAGCGCTACGCGGCGACCATCCAGTCCCAGCGCGGCGACTACAACGGCAAGGTGCTCTCGATCCGTCAGGACGACCTGCGCACCCTGGCCGTGATCTACGACCAGTCCCCCTCGATCCTCACCGAGCAGCTGATCAGCTGGGGCGTGCTGAACCCGGACGCGCGCCGCGCCGTCCGCGAGGAGGACGCCGGCTGA
- a CDS encoding thioesterase family protein produces MPETTSEFEFDQGIALTPHPSEPGRYDGELGDGWQIGGGVNGGLLLAFAAHALALEAGPGHPHPLTVSGTYVSASRPGPATVRTEIVRRGRTLATGSAILSQDGEERLRLTAAFTDLGALDEEVATTALPPVLPAPEQCIGVEHAPKEFIAQAALLERLDLRLDPATVGWALGQPSKEGRIQGWFRLADGRPADPLSLLLTADALPPVTFDLGRPGWAPTIELTVHLRALPADGWLRVSHATRNVAGGYFEEDCEIWDQDGRLVAQSRQLAKVPRGQ; encoded by the coding sequence ATGCCGGAGACCACCAGCGAGTTCGAGTTCGACCAGGGCATCGCGCTCACCCCGCACCCCTCCGAACCCGGCCGCTACGACGGCGAGCTCGGCGACGGCTGGCAGATCGGCGGCGGCGTCAACGGCGGCCTGCTGCTCGCCTTCGCCGCCCACGCCCTCGCCCTGGAGGCCGGACCCGGCCACCCTCACCCGCTCACCGTCAGCGGCACCTACGTCTCCGCCTCCCGCCCGGGCCCGGCCACCGTCCGCACCGAGATCGTGCGGCGCGGCCGCACCCTCGCCACCGGCAGCGCGATCCTCTCCCAGGACGGCGAGGAGCGGCTGCGGCTGACCGCCGCCTTCACCGACCTCGGCGCGCTCGACGAGGAGGTGGCCACCACGGCGCTGCCGCCCGTGCTGCCCGCGCCCGAGCAGTGCATAGGCGTCGAGCACGCGCCGAAGGAGTTCATCGCCCAGGCCGCCCTGCTGGAGCGCCTGGACCTGCGGCTCGACCCGGCCACCGTCGGCTGGGCGCTCGGCCAGCCGTCCAAGGAGGGGCGCATCCAGGGCTGGTTCCGGCTGGCCGACGGCCGCCCCGCCGACCCGCTGTCGCTGCTGCTGACCGCCGACGCGCTGCCGCCGGTCACCTTCGACCTGGGCCGCCCCGGCTGGGCGCCCACCATCGAACTCACCGTCCACCTCCGGGCGTTGCCCGCCGACGGCTGGCTGCGGGTCTCGCACGCCACCCGCAACGTGGCCGGCGGCTACTTCGAGGAGGACTGCGAGATCTGGGACCAGGACGGTCGCCTGGTCGCCCAGTCCCGCCAGCTCGCCAAGGTGCCGCGCGGCCAGTAG
- the nusB gene encoding transcription antitermination factor NusB, whose product MAAARSKARTRAFQILFEADHRGVSPERVLADWIARARDPRPDEGIPQVAEYTMQLVEGYAQHARTIDDLISTYAVGWTLDRMPIADRNVLRLGAYELIWEDGTPDAVVLDESVEIAKEFSTDESPAFVNGLLARFMELKPSIRR is encoded by the coding sequence GTGGCCGCTGCTCGTAGCAAGGCCCGCACCCGGGCCTTCCAGATCCTGTTCGAGGCGGACCACCGCGGTGTGTCCCCCGAGAGGGTGCTCGCCGACTGGATCGCGCGGGCGCGCGACCCCCGGCCGGACGAGGGCATTCCGCAGGTCGCGGAGTACACGATGCAGCTGGTCGAGGGTTACGCCCAGCACGCGCGCACCATCGACGACCTGATCTCCACCTACGCGGTGGGCTGGACGCTCGACCGGATGCCGATCGCCGACCGCAACGTACTCCGGCTCGGCGCGTACGAGCTGATCTGGGAGGACGGCACGCCCGACGCGGTGGTGCTGGACGAGTCGGTGGAGATCGCCAAGGAGTTCTCCACGGACGAGTCGCCCGCCTTCGTGAACGGCCTGCTCGCCCGCTTCATGGAGCTCAAGCCGAGCATTCGGCGCTGA
- the efp gene encoding elongation factor P, with translation MATTNDLKNGMVLKLDGGKLWTVVEFQHVKPGKGPAFVRTKLKEVLSGKVVDKTFNAGVKVETANVDKRTMQYSYRDGDAFIFMDMDTYDQVPVDSATVGDAAKYLLEGFEALVAQNDGVPLYVELPAAVELVIAETEPGVQGDRSTGGTKPATLETGAEIQVPLFVTTGEKVKVDTRDGSYLGRVK, from the coding sequence GTGGCTACCACGAACGATCTCAAGAACGGCATGGTCCTCAAGCTCGACGGCGGCAAGCTCTGGACCGTCGTCGAGTTCCAGCACGTCAAGCCCGGCAAGGGCCCGGCCTTCGTGCGCACCAAGCTGAAGGAGGTCCTCAGCGGCAAGGTCGTCGACAAGACCTTCAACGCGGGCGTCAAGGTCGAGACCGCCAACGTCGACAAGCGGACGATGCAGTACTCCTACCGCGACGGCGACGCGTTCATCTTCATGGACATGGACACCTACGACCAGGTCCCGGTCGACTCCGCCACCGTCGGCGACGCCGCCAAGTACCTGCTGGAGGGCTTCGAGGCCCTGGTCGCGCAGAACGACGGCGTCCCGCTGTACGTCGAGCTCCCGGCCGCGGTCGAGCTGGTCATCGCCGAGACCGAGCCGGGCGTGCAGGGCGACCGCTCCACCGGTGGCACCAAGCCCGCCACCCTGGAGACCGGTGCCGAGATCCAGGTCCCGCTCTTCGTCACCACCGGCGAGAAGGTCAAGGTCGACACCCGCGACGGCAGCTACCTCGGCCGGGTCAAGTAA